A single genomic interval of Spinacia oleracea cultivar Varoflay chromosome 6, BTI_SOV_V1, whole genome shotgun sequence harbors:
- the LOC110779805 gene encoding uncharacterized protein, with protein MRATKDPKIKPPNIDAYDGMTDPDMHLLDYRHHMYVQGTNESTWCKYFPGTLKGIVSKWFERLPAGTFSSFFELELLFSTRFMAHKEEKRTSMHLSRIQLGKDESLRSYVKRFNLEEGQISDFPDGVEFDNFIRGLKKGSFNVPKAPWGSDTAEPAAKKEKFEKKSRPNGTWAIAREPDRASAAAWQKRPITYDSELFEYNTDLYTILMDVSSKLEIDRPFPMKSPPESRDPKLYCHFYSDIGHDTKECKSLKRALDGLAAKGFLKNYTSKNTGGSGKQFYKKNKSPPSEDDGNRTDPECVAVISGGLAAGGPTMRGQKDYAKRLG; from the exons ATGAGAGCAACTAAAGATCCAAAGATTAAGCCGCCTAACATTGATGCCTATGACGGGATGACTGATCCAGATATGCATCTTCTGGATTATAGGCATCACATGTACGTTCAAGGAACAAATGAGTCCAcatggtgcaagtattttccaGGCACATTGAAAGGTATAGTGTCTAAGTGGTTCGAAAGACTCCCAGCTGGAACCTTTAGCTCCTTCTTTGAGCTCGAGTTATTGTTCTCCAcccggttcatggctcacaaagAAGAAAAGAGGACAAGTATGCACCTGAGTCGGATTCAATTGGGGAAAGATGAGTCGTTGAGGAGTTATGTAAAGAGATTCAACCTTGAAGAAGGGCAAATCTCAGATTTCCCAGATGGTGTCgaatttgacaattttatacGGGGACTTAAAAAGGGCTCCTTCAA TGTTCCGAAAGCACCATGGGGAAGTGACACCGCTGAACCAGCTGCAAAGAAAGAAAAGTTTGAGAAAAAGAGCCGGCCTAatgggacgtgggctattgcaagaGAACCAGACAGAGCCTCAGCGGCGGCCTGGCAGAAGAGGCCCATAACTTATGATAGTGAACTCTTTGAATATAACACAGACCTGTACACCATCCTAATGGACGTTAGTTCCAAATTAGAGATTGATCGGCCATTTCCAATGAAATCGCCTCCGGAAAGCAGGGACCCCAAATTATACTGCCACTTCTATAGTGACATAGGGCATGATACCAAGGAATGCAAGAGTTTGAAGAGGGCACTGGACGGCCTTGCCGCCAAGGGTTTCTTAAAGAACTACACTAGCAAGAATACTGGAGGCTCAGGAAAGCAGTtctacaaaaagaacaagtcaccccCCTCTGAGGACGATGGGAACCGAACCGACCCCGAGTGCGTGGCCGTCATATCAGGTGGATTGGCCGCTGGGGGCCCTACCATGAGAGGTCAAAAGGATTACGCCAAGCGGTTGGGGTAA
- the LOC110779803 gene encoding uncharacterized protein, translating to MFSRKDTADPFPKVEIGEADRGKISTPHDDPLVIELKIANLRVRRILVDTGSSSYIINLECLNRLQHDSSKIEKINYPIIGFGGSVIHPVGIISLPLRMGSKKEFRQMDVRFLIVKDLTAYNVILGRPTLNRAKAVIVTHIMLLKFICDDGSVSTIHGDQQQARDCYSTTLNPDAWGSGEEKDVLCNK from the coding sequence ATGTTTTCTAGAAAGGATACAGCTGATCCATTTCCTAAAGTAGAGATCGGTGAGGCCGACCGGGGAAAAATATCTACCCCACATGACGATCCACTGGTGATTGAGCTGAAGATTGCCAATCTGAGAGTTAGGCGCATTCTGGTTGATACAGGGAGTTCTTCTTACATCATCAACCTCGAATGTTTAAATCGGTTGCAGCATGACTCCTCCaagatagaaaaaattaattatcCGATTATCGGCTTTGGGGGTAGTGTCATCCACCCCGTCGGCATCATCTCCCTTCCACTCCGGATGGGAAGTAAAAAGGAATTCCGTCAAATGGACGTTCGCTTTCTCATAGTCAAAGACTTGACTGCATACAATGTGATTCTAGGACGTCCTACTCTGAACAGGGCAAAAGCTGTCATAGTTACTCACATAATGCTTCTGAAATTTATTTGCGACGATGGGAGCGTCAGTACTATACATGGTGATCAACAGCAGGCTCGGGATTGCTACTCAACTACCTTGAACCCGGATGCCTGGGGATCAGGTGAGGAGAAAGATGTGCTATGCAATAAATGA